In Silene latifolia isolate original U9 population chromosome X, ASM4854445v1, whole genome shotgun sequence, the following proteins share a genomic window:
- the LOC141619842 gene encoding uncharacterized protein LOC141619842 codes for MINKRCNWSWGTRSIYHGMILIRKNSGWKPGINSDLNVWTSPWVNGDIPSPKDDLIGSPNNHLMNLKVRDLCDGNGLWNQSYIRDIFTEEWATKILAIPLCFSQDTDYLFWKHNGSGIYSVKSGYGVAFGSFIEDKGSEKDLLRITAIGKNFCRPKLWHLPGPHVWRILVWKIITGTLPVGYEFLRRNISVNPFCIFCKDDYKEVETLDHLFRDCHVISRIWNGSCMGINTLNNSHCRVGDWIISWIGYLGKMDDVVNRIVQFLAIIWNIWVLRNNIIFRGARLVPDVFFKLVSQSSYYASEAIQLGNVDLKGGRVDELSPKEDLRYKIKNFIPFYLIGKESSCLITRIKVDPSWFDNLEASAGWVAYSNEGSILFEGGSKFKAESASQAEALGIRNVLEWAIRNRIFHLNISSDCLQVLYQIAGIEQEHHLAKGVLGDIVTLLPSFHCLCFSFVPRNLNKRAHCLAKRAMSM; via the coding sequence ATGATTAATAAAAGGTGTAACTGGTCGTGGGGAACTAGAAGTATTTACCATGGCATGATTTTGATTAGGAAAAATTCTGGATGGAAGCCAGGGATAAATTCGGATCTAAATGTTTGGACAAGTCCCTGGGTTAATGGTGATATTCCTTCTCCCAAGGATGATTTAATTGGTTCTCCAAACAACCATTTGATGAATTTGAAAGTTAGGGATCTATGTGATGGGAATGGGTTATGGAACCAAAGCTATATAAGGGATATCTTTACTGAGGAATGGGCTACTAAAATTTTGGCCATTCCTCTTTGCTTTTCCCAGGATACAGATTATCTTTTCTGGAAACATAATGGTAGTGGTATTTATTCGGTAAAAAGTGGATATGGTGTGGCTTTTGGTTCTTTTATTGAGGATAAGGGCTCTGAAAAGGATTTATTGCGCATCACTGCTATAGGTAAAAATTTCTGCAGGCCTAAGTTATGGCACCTCCCTGGACCGCATGTATGGAGGATTTTGGTTTGGAAAATTATTACAGGTACGCTTCCGGTGGGTTATGAATTCCTAAGAAGAAATATTAGTGTGAACCCATTTTGTATTTTTTGCAAGGATGATTATAAGGAGGTGGAAACTTTGGATCATTTGTTCAGGGACTGTCATGTTATTTCTAGGATTTGGAATGGATCATGTATGGGTATTAATACGTTGAATAACTCGCATTGTCGAGTTGGTGATTGGATCATAAGTTGGATTGGCTACCTTGGGAAAATGGATGATGTTGTTAACAGAATTGTTCAGTTTCTGGCTATTATATGGAATATATGGGTGCTACGAAATAATATCATTTTTAGAGGTGCGAGACTAGTTCCAGATGTATTTTTCAAGTTAGTTTCACAATCATCTTACTATGCTTCAGAAGCAATTCAGCTGGGTAATGTTGACTTAAAAGGGGGGAGGGTGGATGAGCTAAGTCCAAAGGAAGATCTCAGGTATAAAATTAAAAACTTTATCCCTTTCTATCTCATCGGTAAGGAATCGTCATGCCTGATAACTCGCATTAAGGTTGATCCTAGTTGGTTCGATAATTTGGAGGCTTCTGCCGGTTGGGTAGCTTATAGTAATGAAGGAAGTATTTTGTTTGAGGGGGGAAGCAAGTTCAAGGCTGAATCAGCAAGTCAAGCTGAAGCTCTTGGTATCAGGAATGTTCTCGAATGGGCCATCCGTAATAGGATATTTCATTTGAACATTTCGTCTGACTGTCTACAGGTGCTCTACCAAATTGCAGGGATTGAACAAGAACATCATCTTGCTAAAGGGGTGCTTGGAGATATTGTTACCTTACTCCCATCTTTTCACTGTTTATGTTTTAGTTTTGTACCTAGGAATCTTAATAAACGAGCTCATTGCTTAGCTAAAAGGGCAATGAGCATGTAA